Genomic segment of Salminus brasiliensis chromosome 16, fSalBra1.hap2, whole genome shotgun sequence:
CCTTGGTTTTGGGGAGTATGAGGCTATCATTTAAACCACTGCATGTTTATTGGTGAGAGAACTGATTTAAGTGATTGAGTAAAGCAGTTTGCACTGGATACTAGATGAAAATATAGTAGACATTTAAAGACTGGGATTTGCAAGAGTTCATTTATGtaattatctaatcagctaaTGAAGTGGCAGAAGTAACATGCATGACAGTATGCAGATATaagccagcagcttcaggtaattcCAGCAGAACCAGCTGAATATGGAAGACATTTGATATTTTGAGGTTTTAGCGTGGCAAAATTGTTGGCACCAGATTGGCTGGCATGACCATGTCCTGCTGTATGGTCTGCTGATCTCCTGAGAATTTCAGCACAACAGACTTTAGAGTTTAGTCCATGTTGGGCTCCACTTATtgcagccaagaacagaaagctgaggctgcagtgggcaaaGGCCCACCAAAAGTGCACAGTTGAAGAGACCTTTGACCTGGTCTCATGAATTGTTCTGCTGTGGCTCATAGATGGTAGTGTCAGAATTCGGCACCAGCAACATGAATCCATGAACCTGGATGGACCACAAACCTAAACTGGTTTTATGGACATGACAGGgagatcagtgttcttcaggggCCTTTCCAGTCACTGGGTCTGAATCCGATAGAACACCTTAGGCATGTGGTAGAACCAGATTTTCACAGGATGAGCGCTCCtgaaagaaatctgcaggattTACGTGACGTAATCATGTGAACCTGGACCAGAATATTAAAAGACAAAGCGTTtacaacatcttgtggaatcttgtggacacatttcactgtatatagtacagtgacaaatacgtgcacctttacctttaaaaaatCTGCAGTTTACAAAATAGGCTTCCAGTACTGtatgttatttatattaatgtCAGTGTGTACTGCTTTACTACTGAAAGGTTTTACCTACTTTAACCAAAGAGCTGATCAGCTTACCAACTATTCGGCACTCCTCCTTGTTTtgtacaaaaacagaaaagtaCTGATAtgtttagttgttgttttttttatacatccCTCTTTccaaagttaaagttaaatcaATTGGGGATGGTGTCCCCTGTGATGGTGTTTTTCAGTCAACTTTGCAGTTTGCTCCTCACATTACACCTGTTTATGTGCATAGTGGGAGGCTCCCCTAAAATCAGCTCTGCTATTACTAGAGTTCAGATGCTTTCAAATGTTTTCAAGAGTTTTCATTTTGCAGCCACAAAGAAGTACAGTGAGTTGTGTTAGATGATAAAAGATGCTTTATGGATAATGAAGAGGATGCCAACAGGTGAGGTCAGGCCCTATCCCTGAACCTAGGAGAGAGAAGGTCTTCTGCTTTCTACTTTCTAGGTCTTCTAGGTCTTCTACTTTGCCCCTCTGTGCAGGTCATGCTCTGATTCTGTGTATAAGTATTTCATGTGGATACATCCTGTGTATGACCACCCAGTTGACAGTATTGACATGTTTTATGATATCCTATgtcaaaaaaggggaaaaatgtCACCACAGACCCCCTTTTGTTTTTAGCTTTCTCTGCAGCGCCCTCTTGTgtctttattttgcattctCTGCTATCAGATGCCCAGGGCTGGTAATATTTACTGACATTTTTGAAATATTCCCATTTGATTCTTTAAGAAGTCTtgaggtttcctttttttcgaGGAATGTACATTTTGTACATTCTGTTCGGAGACTGCAAGCTTGTTAAACCGCACCGGTTTTCTCACTGAAACATCTGAATAGCCATTTCTTCTGTTTTCTCATAGATCTAGCAAAAGTGTCAAATATCAAAGCAGAGAAAATTAGCAGCAGGAAGGCTGAGATCCGCTGGCGGCCCATATTACTCACGGAGTGCTGTGCATTAGTTGTGAGCTACACAGTGTTTTATAAAACACAGAAAGAGGCTGCATTCAGAAGTAAGTGCAGTGTTGTCTGAGTCATCGAGTTGCATTCTTACATATTGTTGGTATGTTGATTCGAGTGTACAGTCATCCCTCTTTTTCTGCACAGATGTGAGTGTGGATAGAAATCAGCACAGTGTCATTTTGAATGACCTGAAGCCAAGCACATTGTATGAGGTTTGTGTCCAGGCCAATGCAGCGGCTGCCTCTTCAAAGATGAactgttacagattctcaacaAAGCCATTCGGTAATCAGtgttatatttcattttttggCTGTGGTTACTGTTGGCATGGATTAATTACACTCAGTGATGCAAATGAATTCTTGCTTAATGTGGGTCTAAACACAGTGGGACAGGGTTTTTCCCCATGATTTAAGACTAAGCAATCAGGAGTGAGACTGGCTGACAGCCCAGAGCCCAtacaacacatgcacacacaggcaTACTCATACACATTCATTTGGGCATAGACAttcctcagcagtgttattaaattccTTAAAGTTACATGTTTATCATtgctgcaaaaaccttgcatctctgtttttgacattttatacattatacattaagTATTAGGCCTTATCTAGAGACATACAGTATTGCACAGAGGCTTTAGGTACCtaaagcacattatttaaaactgtTGATCTCGGCATAAGTGCCTTTAGCAAAAAGACCTCCaggatgcaggtaaacataaataccataaaaaagaaagaagaatttCTGCTTtagaagaaagtagttgagatcttgtgaacTAGTTTGatgaacaaagcttggttcttGGTTCTGGATCCTGGACGCCCCAAGGCATGCCAGCAGGATGTGTTCCCCAGATTATTCTGATTTTAGTTTTGTTGAATAAACCTTTTCACAGGTGCCTAAGatgtttgcacagtactgtagaaTATGAATCTTACTGCGGTAAAACACTTACTCTGACCCTGACTTTCCCATTTGCAGGAAAAGACTACTTTATTGGGCTCATTGTGTGTGGTGTTGGTCTGACACTGCTGCTTGTCCTTGCTGTGCTCTTCACTGTGTTGTGAGTTCATCTTTCCCAGTTATTGGTGTTCCATTACTTCTTTTTCATGTTTGTTAACTGGAGGACTGTCCGGATCTAATGATTTCCTCATTGTATCTACAGACGAAAGGAATACCTGAGTGAAAAGTTTCCTGACCCACGATTTagttctctgtctttgtggtcctcacagaaatgtaaaaatgtaggtCTTTTTACGATTTTATGTTCTAgtcatatttttgtaaatatgtcAGTAATGGACTGAATGAAATGACAATTATACTGAATGCTGGTCATTTGTTcacaaaaaaaggtaaaaggggTGTACATTGAGCTGTATTTCATCTCGTTGGCCATTTTTATCAGAAGCATCACAGGGACATTTTGTAGGTTACTCACATCAGCTTCCCTCTTCCCTTTCAATCAGAAGAGAACAACATAGGAACCTCATAGgaacaccattttaaataaacatctAGCCAACAGTGGTCATACGGTCCTATGGTTGAGACTAGAGGATGACTGACTCACTTACAGCATACACAAAAAAGATGAGCTATAGTGTCTAACTGTACACGCACAAGAAAGGTAGTGCTGATGCATACCATGTCAACATCCACATAATATCATATGGTCCCTGTGACCCTGCAAAATGCACCTATATATTGGGTGTTATTtttgataaaatggccaatgagtgAAGGTATAATCTGGCAGCTCAGTATATGCAttaaataaagaatatatattctcataatgtactgttttttgtttgtttttttttccagcccTGGACCCAACTACCCatgcattggggctgtgagtcTGAAAAGATTCTCATATGTCAAGTAGAAGCTGAGGACAGAGATGTGGGTAAGCTGAAGGCCTCCACAGGCCACAACTTCACAATACAGGAAACAATGACGACGACACCAGAGAAAGAAAGCACTGCTCTGGTCAGGCCTAATCAAATGGAACTGGTATCTCATGGCAAGGAGGAAAGGAGGCAGCCTTTGCTAGCAGTGGACCTTCAGACTTCACAAATTCATCCTGTTCATACTCATTCTCCTTACAGGAACCAAACTCCTGCGACCAGCCCTGTGGACTCACCAACGAGAGTCTTCCAAGGAATTGCAAAACCTCGTTCTTCAGAAACAGAGACGCTGCTGAAACCAAAGCCACATAATACGGCCTTACTTGCCACATATGTGACAGTAGACATGTTTGTGCAGGGTAAAGGACCAAAAAAGCAAGGTGTGCAGTGAATGGTATGGTTGTTAGGACAATGATAAAGTGCCACCCTGCCCCTTGCTGAAAAAGTATACATGAAGTATAAGTACACTGAATTACCAGCTTTTTCCGGCAGCCTCACTACAGTTATTGTCTTAAACACTGCAGTAGTTACACTGAAATTCATGCTTTAATATTTCATATGATAGACAATTCTGGCTGTTGGCTTTCTAGTCCAATACTGTATCTTAAAGAATGGCACTAGTGTTCTCATTTATAGAGCTTGCTACTGTGTGTGCTGCTctctgaagcacttttgtaaacaCTTGTAATGGATTAAAGGGAAAGGGAGGAAAGGAAGAGAAGGTTTGTTTTGATAAATGAGGTTTTATTATTTCTCATAATGTCATTACAAAGTTTAATATCAGTGATGAACTTGTATGTGACATTATGGAAAAAGATACATGTGAAAAGGCATGCATTAAAATCCTCAACAGTCACTTCTGATAATGTAGTGTTCATTTTCTGCTGCACAAACTAGAAAACGTTTAATTAAGCAAATGAAACAGCATATCATGACACAAAAAGGTGCAATAATACTCCAGGAGCAACAGTGAATGTTGCAGCTTTATCAGATATTACGAACTATTTTGCTAAAATGCACAGTAGGGCTTTTGCATACTCTTAGGAAGTTGGTGTCCAAGTGTTAGTGGAGATTGAATTAAGATGGAATTCACACTAAACTTAATTCCAGACACGCTTAGGCTGCAGTCCTTTAACGGCCCATGCAGGCAAAGGCAAGAATTGGTATTCTTTCTTTAGGACTGAAAGCACTTGTGGCCACAGAATTGCAAAGCAGTCCTTAatgcactttttaaaaacaatacattCACATTACCTATCTTTACCTCTCAATTCAGTAAACCAGTGAAAGCAGTAATTGTATAAGTATTgcatatagaatatatatttattaaaaaaaagaacattaaaatgaaaaagagcTCAATTTTCCAGGCACACGTCATTGGCGTGTTTTAAGCCTGATGACTGTAACAGTTTTGCTGATACAGCCACAAACCAACAAATTGATTCTGtttcacaaaaaccttgtatctctatttttgctgtttttcatcaattcatgatgaatagagCAAATCTTTTAAAACTGACTTCTATTACAAGTACAGAAGAACagttggcattttggagatacgaggttcTGTGAGACAATGCTGAAATACATTTTCTTGGTTTAAGCAGCAGTTCATGTAAAGCCTTAAAAAGGCTGTTAAACTGAACAAAGGCACAGGATTGTGTTAACACTGAGAAGCAGCAGCGGTCACTGTCCTCTCACTGGGGTCGGTAGCCGTTTTGCTGCGGCATGTACCCAGGGGCGGGGCCTGGAGGATCCTCTGTAAGTGTGGGCGTGTCCTCTTCCTCCATTGGACTAAAGCAGCTTGGCTCCTCTGCCTCCTGCGGCTGCAGCTGCTCCAGGCCTCTTCCGCGTCTAAAATAAGAGTTTCTCTGGTGGCTGCTGCTGTCCAGCATATTCTCAGGGTGCTCCTCACAGTCCAAGAGAGGCTGTGTGGACTCTGATCGAATGAAGACAGGGGCTTGCAGGCTGGGGGTCTGACCCTTATAGCCGCTGGCCACCACTGAAGAATACTGCACCGTGCTGGCAGTGGTCTGGCCAGAGTCGCCCTCATCACTGTCGGAAACGCTCTGCCGCGGGGAAGACATGCAGGATGACCCGCCAATGCCGCTGCTGTGTTCTTCTGAAAAGTATTTGTCCTTCTTCAGTGGCAACATGGTTTTGTCCTCCTCGCATAAAGACTTTCTGTCAAAAACGTCCACCTCCACCACGCTCACATCAGGCAGTGTAgcttcttttggagtgtccGTCTGAGAGAAACCAGAGAGCTGTTAGCTTCTTATGGAATTATTTAAACTGAATTTTGGGTAGCATTCAGAATGGGTAAAAGAAACTCAAGGACACTGATTAGTTACTGCTGTCTTTCTATATATCATTCCTGTAATTATATATGGACCTTTTGTTcttttgcttaaaaaaaaaaaaaaaaaaaaaaaaaaaaaaaaaaaaaaaaaaaaaaaaaaaacaccaccacaatACACTCTACCCTTCCAAAGCCTATATTTCCAAACTTTTAATTTCAGTCTTTTAAActacacacttttttttactcaatatttaaatttagaaatttaaacaccaccaccaccaattgaaattatatatatatttttaaaagattttCCCTTTTTGGCCAACCGTGCTGACTCCGGTCGCTGGTAGCAAAGATTTATTAAGGTTTAAGGGAGTTTATGCCACTTTATTTAACTTTAGCTTTATTTTCTGTAGCTTCATTTTAGAATCATCTACACatagggctgggcaattaatCAAAACTAAcattcagaacctgtaatctcTATATAATGCCCATGTCGGTTATTTAGATTTGAAAAAGTCTGTAACCAAATGGGATATATTTTTTGTGACGCCACTGAAAATGTTAACAGTAGTGTAATTACAGATACAAATGAtaagaagaaaagcaaagcaaagcaaccCAAACAGCAGTCACCTTCAAGAAACCTAGGTAAAGAATACgaatttacaaaacaattaAATTGTCTTTGACACTGTGTAACCTGTGAGATCATCTGGTACCAAGTTCGAAATACAAACACAAGACTGTATAAACAGTAAGAAAGGATTCTGATCTTAGCTCACTCACCCTAATGGGACAGTCAGGTGACCAGGTAGCAATAGTGCTGTGGTGGGGGTCTGGAACCTGTGGCCATAAATGCTTCTTAATCCTAAGGAAATAAATGATCAACAAGCTCTTTAAGCTACAAACAGGTGGTAATTAATCATTAAAACATGCTCAAATAGTTGAGATGATTTCTAAAACAACTTAAATCATTACAATAAACAAGCTTTACATCTCTAAAGTGCACTTCCTTTTCTTGTAAATTCAATGGTGTGCTTCTGGTTAACAGCTTTCTTTTTCAAGTTAAGTAAAAAGCATGCTGGCACATGTCGTTGACTCACACTTCTCTGTTCTTGAGGGAGAACATCATTATGAAAACTATGAAGAACAGGAAGCCCAAGCATACAAACACAATGATCACCTCGATTTCACCAACATCTGCAGAAGagataaaaatacacacatcagTCCAAACTAAATTAATAGTGAGGCATCATAAATTACTCAAGTTTATTTACCCACGATGTATATTACAATGTTAAAAGGCATTTTTTTGTTGGTGTCAGAACAATGAGTAATACGTTTTTCAAGCAGGCTTAAGGAAAGTACCTTCTACCAGTTCACACCTGAaattcacacttttttttttttttacgactGCCTGTACACACCACATATGAGCGTTAAGATGtgtgaactaaactaaactttTTCAGTAAGGTCTGGggtgctgctgtgttttgccATGGAGAGTTTGTtgcacattttaacattttgctaaaaaaaaaaaaaatccaaatataaaaaataataaaatcgaAGGAACACGTACCGTACTTCTTAGTGTACAAAATGTAATTGGAGCCGTTTACTGAGCCCATCTCATTTGATGCCATGATGTGTACCTCATACTTATTTTCGCTTGCCAGTCCAGTCAGCTTGTATGAGAGGACATTGCTGTCGACCACAACAGCTGCCAATCAGATCAAATGATGAGACAAAAAAGGTCATGAATAAGTCTTTGTATTCAGTACCAGTTAGAACACTATTGGTCTTGTGCAAGATTATCTAAATTCTTCTGGTCTAACCAAACACAACGTTCACATTCAGAACTGCTGAGTGAACAACAATCTTCACCAATCAATCCAACCCCGTTTCACTTACATTGCTCATTGTCTCCCGTTTTGTAGAAGATGGTGTAATTGGTGAGAAATCCTTGCTGACTAGCAATTGCAATCTCCTCCCATTTTAATAAAGCACTGTTCTTTTGTGTGTTGGTTCCAACAACAGAAGGACCCTTCAGAGGAGCTGGAATTATTAGGCAGATTGAGATGTTAACAACAGTGAAACAAAAAATTGGCAAAATTAATTTACCTCTAAACCATTCCTCTACACACAAAATGcattaaaggtgccctagaatggacaACTGTAattccaaacccccaaaactttctcataacagtcttgacttgttttatttacaaacccacacaatttacataaacccagctAACCCTAGTCAAAATCCATCAGCCACTTCAAAAGtatatggtggtgttgatacttTCAAGCTGTTTTCACGTATGAACGTATGAAGTTGcctgttcacacatacagcgcACAGCTGGAGGTTTTCCGAGTGGGACACGTTCTCACTACAGAAAATGTTCCTTGTGCAGGAGACACAGCATGacccactgtgaattctccATTCACACATGGGCTCAGTGGGACATTAACCAGACTATGCACTAAGGGGCTGGCAGTATAAAGTCCTGGTATTAAATGATACAACTGATCAAACAAAACATCtgcattcacacatacagctcctctCTGTAATGTCCAGAAAAGTTCTGGGTTACCATGCATGTGTGAAAAGATTTTTAGGCAATTTCTGTTACTGCAGCCTTTCATGTACCAGTGTTTGTAGTAGGGCAATTTGAGGAAGCTAAAGCCATTAACGTGAGCAGATAACCAAGATAGTGGAGTGATCTGTGAGTACTCATGGTGTCGTAAACCagacaataaaagcagagctcacTGTCCaccataaatgaaaaaaaaagaagaaaaaaaaggtttagtttgttcgttttttttttacaacaaacaAAATCACATTTTTACAATTTATACAACAACTAAAAAAATACTTAGCAAATCAAGGCCATTCTGAACAAATCACCAGtgaacaaaataaataacaagaCTATACAATTCAGACTCAAAAGATCACAGATAAATGTGTAAAGAATGTGAATGATACATACGTCCTTGTTGTAGATAAGCTTCTACAGTTGGTACATTTCTCCCTTGGACGTTGTAAAGCTGGCCTCTGAGCCTCTCTCGATAAATCGGATAGACAGATATGTTGTAGCGTTTGAATGGCTCAAAGTTACCTATACAcgtaaaattgtaaaatgtagttagcaattgtaaaaaaataaataaaaaaaaaaatcataaaaataaaaataaataaaaaacacacacatcacagagAATATTCTTAATATTATCTTGACAGATTTCAAAACAATCAAGCTTCATCAGTGCCACCATACTGGACACCACTCATTCCAGTGAGAACATTGTTTAAATTAGCATGTGATATGCCATATAAGTGTGGCACTTGCttgtaaaaaaacattataatgtGCATGAAGTGAGCTGTAATGTGTGTGCTGCAATTACTTTAACAAGTCCGAGTTCTCACCTTTAAGATCTGTACTATTCATACTGCCCAACACTCTCTGCCAGTCCCTCTTTTTGTCTGGAACTGACACCCATTCAATCAAGTACTCATGGACAGGTCTGTTTGCCTCTGTGGGTATAAGCCACTCCACCCTCAGCAGCCCACCATGGACTGTGGAACGAATGTGGCCTACTCCTGAAGGACGATCTAgaatgaaaaaacaacaaaaccgcTCAGCTCACTGgcacttttattttcatttatatttacctATGATGAATGATAATGATGTAGATGATGGATGACATACATTGCTTAGAGATCTTAAATGTGGTCAAGGGAGAAACCCCTACGGAATTGTTTGCAGTCATTTTGATATAAGCCCATTCTCCTTTTAAGTGGAACTGGTGCTCATTAGAATGAACAACTAGCCTCTGAGGACTGAACCCATCTTCTTCAATTGAAAGGTTATATCCTAATATTTTTCCGTTAGACCTCACAGGCTCCTGCGCCATAACACAGAATCAGAAATCAAAATGGTTAGCGTCCATACAGAATAACTAATCAATGAGAAACAGTAGAACAAACaaataattctaataaaaataaaaaataaaaaaataaatacatactgtAAAAATGAGCATTTTACCTTCCAAATCAACGTCACAAGTCCGTCATCACCCCCATAAACTCTCCACAGATCTGGTCCCCGTTCAGGAACTAAAACAaacatacaacaacaacaaaaaatttaATAGAATGAGCAATCCATGAAAAGTATGGTTATATATACTTTTTGTTTGGAATCTACAATATTTGCATGACACTTCCTCAATGGATCaactttaaatattaaacaacAATTGGTGTAGCAACTCCTATTATCTTTTTTTGTTCTACATCCATATTCAACTGCAACTCACTTGCTTCTGGGGTACGAGCGGTCACGTTGTGACTCCAGTCACTCCAGTAACCAAACTCTTTATGGTGAATGCTGCGCATCTGAACCACATATTCAGTGTATGGCTGAAGGGACTGCAGCCTGAAGGATTCTGTATAAGCTTTAGTGGCATTCTGGGATACCTAAAAGAAAAAGTTCAAACTCAGAAAACACGTAAAATCACATGAAAAATGGCTAACCGAAAACTTGTTTAACTCATAGGCAGACAGCCATTTGTGGTAATAGCTTAAAGTACCAAACTAAGAAACCATGCAGCATCTTCAGCAAAAGTTGAAATCGTATTGAATGGAGTTAATATACAATCTACTCTACCTCAGAAAACTCAGTTTGAATattagagagaaaaaaacttAATTAAATTCAAATTTGATGATTAATGATTTAATTAGTTTCATCCTTCAGTCCACAACTACAAAGTACTTAGGATTACATTTGTCCAGTTGACGAATCCTGCTTGGCAGTATCTGATGTTGTACATGAGTTGAAAGGCTGTTCTGTGAATGGGATGTGTccagttcaccattaaagatgTTGGAAAGTTGCTTTCAGGAATAATCTTCAAATTCGATGGCGGATTTGGTTTCActtggagaggaaaaaaaacaacaaaaaaacaaaacaaaaaaaacaggcattttagacattttttaaCTTCACTCGTAACACGTCATCTTCAAAAAATCAACTTTTCTCACATACCAAAACATTCTGCCTCTTTCTTCAGTTCTTCTGAACTTTCATTCCCCAGTGCATTCCTCACTTCGACCCAGGCATTCAATTCCATATGATTTGGAAAAGTCCCTAAATTGACGACGAGTTTGTTAGTGAGAGGCTTGGTACTAGAAGAACTGTGACGTTTCTCTGACAATAGAGCCCTGCAACAGAGAGGAACAATAAAGTGTTAATAAACAAAGTTATGCAGAAATATTTATGTTTGAGACTTTCTCTCAAATCATTTATTAAGGGAAAGTAATGAATTTCATAGATGTGAGTTTAAGAGACATTTATACTTTTTATAAGGATTACAAAACAATTCATTACTATTCACTTTAAGCACCCAAACGAACCCTGCATAGAGGATATAGGTGGTGGGAATAAGTGGATCTCTGGTGCCGGGATCCCATGAACATGTTAAACTGGGTGACATCCTGTCGCCATCTTGAACCACTATACAAGTCAGATTGTTAGGCTTTAAGGGTTGATCTGAAAGACATCAATGTCACCATTTTGTCAGTAACAGCAAAACTGTCATGTCTTTGAATGCATCAGCACATAATGCATTcctaaaatgaataaaatacagtacaataaaattACAGTTTTCATAtcatatcaaatatatttagaaagaaatacatacacacacacataatatatatatatatatatatatatataaaaaccaaaaaacaacTCACATCCCATAGAAAGGTAGATCCCGTATGTACATGGAGGTTCATATGACGGACTTTGTTTGGAAGCACTACACTTTAATGGGCTTTTCATGCCAGTGCTGATATTCAAAGTAACAGCAACAGCTGATTTGTTGATTTTCTTGTAAAACTCCCGAGGAacagaaacatttgcaaaaaacCATTCAATGTCATCTGCAGTGTAACGTGAATCCTCCTGAAGCAAACATGTAGCTGTGAATTCCTTTCCCAGCTCAACCGGAATGTGTGTTGGAGAGTCTGGTTGTATTTTTGCACAACTTTGAATAGAACCTGGGGACAGAAGGAACAATCCATTTTAGACTGAAAGTCACAAAGTACAAATTACACAAAAAGCCAGCGATCCCAGATCAACACATTCAGAAGTGTGGAATCCATAACTCATTTTCCCATTACAGTTGCTGTTGCTATGCCCGTCAAATGTTAAACTCAGGCCATTTAACAGCACCCAgataggggtgggcgatatggtaaaaatcatatcacaa
This window contains:
- the il6st gene encoding interleukin-6 receptor subunit beta; the encoded protein is MGTSLQPLLLISCIFFGFAVGSIQSCAKIQPDSPTHIPVELGKEFTATCLLQEDSRYTADDIEWFFANVSVPREFYKKINKSAVAVTLNISTGMKSPLKCSASKQSPSYEPPCTYGIYLSMGYQPLKPNNLTCIVVQDGDRMSPSLTCSWDPGTRDPLIPTTYILYAGALLSEKRHSSSSTKPLTNKLVVNLGTFPNHMELNAWVEVRNALGNESSEELKKEAECFVKPNPPSNLKIIPESNFPTSLMVNWTHPIHRTAFQLMYNIRYCQAGFVNWTNVSQNATKAYTESFRLQSLQPYTEYVVQMRSIHHKEFGYWSDWSHNVTARTPEAIPERGPDLWRVYGGDDGLVTLIWKEPVRSNGKILGYNLSIEEDGFSPQRLVVHSNEHQFHLKGEWAYIKMTANNSVGVSPLTTFKISKQYRPSGVGHIRSTVHGGLLRVEWLIPTEANRPVHEYLIEWVSVPDKKRDWQRVLGSMNSTDLKGNFEPFKRYNISVYPIYRERLRGQLYNVQGRNVPTVEAYLQQGPPLKGPSVVGTNTQKNSALLKWEEIAIASQQGFLTNYTIFYKTGDNEQSVVVDSNVLSYKLTGLASENKYEVHIMASNEMGSVNGSNYILYTKKYDVGEIEVIIVFVCLGFLFFIVFIMMFSLKNREVIKKHLWPQVPDPHHSTIATWSPDCPIRTDTPKEATLPDVSVVEVDVFDRKSLCEEDKTMLPLKKDKYFSEEHSSGIGGSSCMSSPRQSVSDSDEGDSGQTTASTVQYSSVVASGYKGQTPSLQAPVFIRSESTQPLLDCEEHPENMLDSSSHQRNSYFRRGRGLEQLQPQEAEEPSCFSPMEEEDTPTLTEDPPGPAPGYMPQQNGYRPQ